One Maribacter dokdonensis DSW-8 genomic region harbors:
- a CDS encoding NADP-dependent malic enzyme: MSKEKQRREALVYHAKPQPGKIKIVPTKPYSTQRDLALAYSPGVAEPCLEIAKNKDNAYKYTSKGNLVAIISNGTAVLGLGNIGPEASKPVMEGKGLLFKIFADIDGIDIEVDTEDVDKFIETVKMIAPTFGGINLEDIKAPEAFEIERRLKEELDIPVMHDDQHGTAIISAAALLNALEIAEKKIEEVRIVISGAGAAAVSCTKLYKAFGAKAENIVMLDSKGVIRKDAENLSAAKKEFATDRKIDTLDEAMVDADVFIGLSIANIVSPEMLKSMAPNPIVFAMANPDPEIAYDLAIDTRKDIIMATGRSDHPNQVNNVLGFPFIFRGALDVRATAINEAMKMAAVKALAELTKQPVPEQVNIAYGETRLTFGREYIIPKPFDQRLIHEVPPAVAKAAMDSGVAKAPISDWDKYKEELMLRSGNDNKVVRLLHGRARSNAKKIVFAEADHLDVLKAAQIVHEEGIAEPILLGRKDIILELKKELEFDADIAIIDPMSDEFDERHVRYATKYWESRKRSGVTFYSAKIKMRERNYFGAMMVLEGDADGMVSGYSRAYPTVVKPILEVIGRASGVKKVATVNIMITERGPLFLADTSINIEPNAEELADIAKMTANVASTFGFDPVLAMLSYANFGSSTHPNATKVREAVRILHETAPNLVVDGEIQTDFALNKELHESKFPFSKLAGRKVNTLIFPNLESSNITYKLLKELNGADSIGPIMVGLRKAVHIMQLGASVDEIVNMAAVAVIDAQEREKRKKAKGSK, from the coding sequence ATGAGCAAGGAGAAGCAAAGAAGGGAAGCATTGGTGTACCATGCTAAACCTCAACCAGGTAAGATTAAAATAGTTCCTACAAAACCATATAGTACCCAAAGAGATCTTGCTTTGGCTTACTCGCCAGGTGTGGCAGAGCCTTGTTTAGAAATAGCAAAGAATAAGGATAATGCCTATAAATATACTTCTAAGGGGAATTTGGTAGCTATTATTTCTAATGGTACTGCGGTATTGGGATTAGGTAATATTGGTCCTGAGGCTTCAAAACCGGTTATGGAAGGTAAAGGTCTTTTGTTCAAGATTTTTGCAGATATAGATGGTATCGATATTGAGGTGGATACTGAAGATGTTGATAAATTTATTGAAACGGTAAAGATGATTGCCCCAACTTTTGGCGGTATTAATCTTGAAGATATTAAAGCTCCCGAAGCTTTTGAGATAGAACGTAGGTTAAAAGAGGAGCTTGACATTCCTGTAATGCACGATGATCAACACGGTACTGCTATTATTTCTGCGGCAGCGTTGTTGAATGCTCTTGAAATTGCTGAGAAGAAAATAGAAGAGGTACGTATAGTTATTAGCGGTGCCGGCGCAGCGGCAGTATCTTGTACAAAGCTTTATAAGGCTTTTGGAGCAAAGGCAGAGAATATTGTAATGCTAGATAGTAAGGGCGTTATTAGAAAAGATGCTGAGAATCTGTCGGCAGCGAAGAAAGAATTTGCAACAGATAGAAAAATAGATACCCTGGATGAGGCAATGGTAGATGCCGATGTTTTTATCGGACTTTCCATAGCTAATATTGTATCTCCTGAAATGTTGAAGTCTATGGCGCCAAATCCTATTGTTTTTGCCATGGCGAATCCTGATCCGGAGATAGCATATGATTTGGCTATAGATACCCGTAAAGATATCATCATGGCAACGGGAAGATCTGATCATCCTAACCAAGTGAATAATGTTCTTGGTTTTCCATTTATATTCCGTGGAGCTTTAGATGTAAGGGCTACAGCCATTAATGAAGCTATGAAAATGGCTGCGGTAAAAGCTTTGGCCGAATTAACAAAGCAACCAGTGCCGGAACAGGTAAATATTGCATACGGTGAAACTAGATTAACATTTGGTAGGGAATATATAATACCAAAACCTTTTGATCAGCGACTTATACATGAGGTACCACCTGCTGTGGCAAAGGCGGCAATGGATAGTGGTGTGGCAAAAGCGCCTATTTCAGATTGGGATAAGTATAAAGAGGAATTAATGCTTAGATCCGGTAATGATAATAAAGTGGTTAGGCTGTTACATGGTAGGGCACGTAGTAATGCGAAGAAAATAGTTTTTGCCGAAGCGGATCATTTAGATGTGTTGAAAGCGGCACAAATTGTTCATGAGGAGGGCATTGCCGAACCTATTCTTTTAGGAAGAAAAGACATTATTCTGGAACTTAAAAAGGAGTTGGAATTTGATGCCGATATAGCTATAATCGATCCAATGTCCGATGAGTTTGATGAACGTCATGTACGTTATGCTACCAAGTATTGGGAAAGTAGAAAAAGAAGCGGGGTTACATTTTACAGTGCAAAGATAAAAATGCGCGAGCGTAACTATTTTGGTGCAATGATGGTACTTGAGGGTGATGCTGATGGTATGGTCTCTGGGTATTCTAGAGCTTATCCTACGGTAGTAAAACCTATTCTAGAGGTTATCGGTAGAGCTTCCGGTGTAAAGAAAGTAGCTACGGTAAATATTATGATTACCGAAAGAGGGCCGTTATTTTTGGCGGATACCTCTATTAATATAGAACCAAATGCCGAAGAATTGGCAGATATTGCAAAAATGACGGCTAATGTAGCGTCAACGTTTGGTTTTGATCCTGTATTGGCAATGTTAAGCTATGCCAATTTTGGTTCTTCAACACATCCTAACGCAACAAAGGTGAGAGAAGCTGTACGTATTCTTCATGAAACTGCACCAAATTTGGTAGTCGATGGGGAAATTCAAACAGATTTCGCCTTGAACAAAGAATTACATGAAAGTAAATTCCCGTTTTCTAAGCTTGCCGGTAGAAAGGTGAACACTTTGATCTTTCCTAATTTGGAATCATCGAACATTACTTACAAATTGTTGAAAGAGTTAAATGGAGCGGATTCAATTGGTCCTATAATGGTAGGTTTAAGAAAGGCAGTTCATATTATGCAACTAGGTGCTAGTGTAGATGAAATTGTAAACATGGCAGCTGTGGCCGTAATAGATGCTCAAGAACGAGAAAAAAGAAAAAAAGCAAAAGGATCTAAATAA
- the ruvA gene encoding Holliday junction branch migration protein RuvA, with protein sequence MIHHLKGKLVEKNPTHVIIECGGVGYFVNISLNTFSKLPEQENISVFTHLQVKEDSHTLFGFVEKSEREIFRLLLSVSGIGSSIARTMLSSMSPSQVRDAIANGDVASIQAVKGIGAKTAQRVILDLRDKVLKVYDIDELSLSTNNTNKDEALSALEVLGFARKQSERVVDKVLGQDASLSVENIIKLALKNL encoded by the coding sequence ATGATACACCACTTAAAAGGAAAATTAGTAGAGAAAAACCCAACTCATGTTATTATTGAATGTGGTGGGGTTGGCTATTTTGTAAATATTTCTTTGAATACTTTTTCAAAGTTGCCGGAACAGGAAAACATTTCTGTATTTACGCACCTACAAGTGAAAGAAGATTCTCACACACTCTTCGGTTTTGTTGAAAAATCAGAGCGTGAGATTTTTAGATTGTTGTTATCTGTTTCTGGTATTGGCTCAAGTATAGCAAGAACTATGCTTTCTTCAATGTCACCTTCTCAAGTAAGGGATGCTATTGCCAATGGTGATGTTGCTTCAATACAAGCTGTAAAAGGTATTGGTGCCAAAACTGCCCAGCGTGTAATTTTAGACCTTAGGGATAAGGTCTTAAAAGTTTACGATATAGACGAACTTTCGTTAAGTACAAACAATACAAATAAAGATGAAGCGTTATCTGCTTTAGAAGTTCTAGGCTTCGCACGTAAACAATCAGAGAGGGTTGTCGATAAAGTGCTAGGTCAAGATGCTTCGCTAAGTGTCGAGAATATAATTAAACTCGCGCTCAAAAATTTGTAA
- the sov gene encoding T9SS outer membrane translocon Sov/SprA, which translates to MKNGVTKFLKISFKHIFVFFMFLGSITSVVAQETGEQEIDSVKTGFDLGRILIENPDSIVSRYIYDPNLDRYIYNESVGEFNIGYPIILTPEQYFKLIEEEGIKSYFKEKSDAYAGKKEGSEEARKNLLPNFYVNNDFFSTIFGGNTIEIIPQGSVAMDLGVIWQKNDNPSLSPRNRTNLSFDFDQRISLSMLGKIGERLQVTANYDTEATFDFQNIVKLDYTPTEDDIIQSIEVGNVNMPLNSSLISGAQSLFGVKTKLQFGKTSVTAVFSEQRSQNNTVVAQGGGTVNEFSLSALDYDENRHFFLAQYFRDNYDNALSSYPYIQSQVQITRIEVWITNRTQQTLNVRNVVAIQDLGEADITKTRVGQNNGSASGFFNGPADVRPRNNANDYNPALILTGNGALNDNIREIATVESGFNAGSFAGGYSPNQGFDYAYLENARKLEQGRDFDFNSQLGYISLNQRLSNDEVLGVAYQYTFQGQVYQVGEFANGGIEATTVTQDVSTVIENNTLILKLLKSNITNITDPIWDLMMKNIYATGAYSLSQEDFKMNILYSDPTARNYITPIEEGPGSGWPEGLEERILLNVFNLDRLNVYNDIQPGGDGFFDFISGQTIDIQNGRIIFTKVEPFGEFLYEQLENGNSGQYDVTSGYNANQEQYVFRDMYALTKTAALQDPEKNKFLLKGTYKSEGSNGISIGAFNVPQGSVTVTANGRTLQEGIDYTVNYQSGTVQILDPSLEASNVPINISVENNAVFGQQTRRFTGVNVEHQFNEKFVLGGTLLNLNERPLTQKSTYGVESVNNTIFGLNTNFSTEVPFLTRMVNKLPNIDTDVPSNISVRAEMAALIPSSPKNADFEGETTTYLDDFEGAQALIDIRASLGWSLASMPLEFGNDDQSFGSSPDDPNNLLNGYNRAKLSWYTIDPIFYTTQRPSTVSDDDISTNATRRVYIDEVFPETDVAQGQTQVQSTLDMVYYPSVKGPYNNNPDFENEAPTEKWGGMMRSLSSTDFEQSNVEFVQFWVMDPYVDGIANGAGELVLNLGNISEDILRDGKKQYENGLPGVDSNDFVSPTSWGEVPATQSLVYAFDADENNRVLQDIGFDGLDDAREVDIYTNNAGDDPALDNYVYYLNREGSILERYQDFNNPQGNSPVSVTNTDRGSTTLPDVEDVDRDLTMNTVNSYYEYRIAIKPNTTINDEYVTDIIEGTASGDFRIPNGDEVNYRWIQYKIPLSDFTDAVGGITDFRSISFMRMYMTGFNSPTILRFATLDLVRGDWRTYTNTLQDPDVDSDPSDDGTTLDVNTVNIEENSSRTPIPYVLPPGVIREQLNNNNTIIRQNEQSLSLTVSNLESEDSRGVFKNLNVDIRQYEKLKMFIHAEKIVDSDYADTSTPLVGFLRMGTDFTQNYYQIELPLEFTPFTAVSDEEIWPENNEMNIALSDLTKVKSQWIADGDLNDVRFFEIENGEVIPVGEFDVRTPGRLRIGIKGNPSLGSIRTMMVGVKNQDILPARGEVWFNELRLAGLDNNGGWAAIAAVDGNIADFANFSATGSKSTSGFGSIDQMPNERAREDAVSYDVVTNVNVGQLLPKKWGIQLPFNYGVSEQLITPEFDPVYDDLKLEDRIAAEDTQEGKDEVLEQAEDYTKRTSINLIGVRKDRGEEADANFYDIENFTFNYSYNETDHRDFEIAELREQSVNTGFVYNHSFDPVEVAPFAKKDSLFTGKYWKWLKDLNLNLLPSNIGVTSNINRQFNAQRFRDVYTDGEDRLELPELQQRNYLFNWQYAVNYNLTKSLRLNLTGSNNNIVRNYLNEDEPLESTDRINNELGMWDGFFDVGEPNRHSQQMQLNYDVPFSKIPALDFISTQYSYTSNFDWQRGGDALFEVAGEYINTVQNANTHTITSSLTMQKFYDMLGLKKREAPRAGARGPIRRDKSGALAEDQEKIKGKTSDLFNTVVDIVTMVKRLNLNYSENNGTVLPGYTQSVGFVGTTKPTIGFLFGSQSDVRFEAARNGWLTGFEDFNEQFIQRTNKQLNITATAQPTKDITIDLVADRQYSDSYQENFNVVDQEYNLQLGNNYGSFSISTMMIGTAFGKSDEFDSSTFQQFKDNRITIANRLIADRSQPVGDLDEDGFPQLYGKTQQEVLLPAFFAAYTGQDAERVNLDTFRDIPIPNWNIKYTGLMKSKWFKKKFKRFSLSHGYRASYSINSYQTNLEKVQLVKDGQDAVNAENLDILPDLILNNVVLTDQFNPLIRVDFEMINSVSVLAEVRTDRALSLSFDNNLMTEINGKEYTVGLGYRFKDVKFVTNIGGNKTRLKGDLNLKADVTLRDNITIIRNLDINNNQITSGQNLMSLKFTADYALSKSLNALFFYDHSFSKFAVSTAFPQTTINTGFTLRYNFGN; encoded by the coding sequence TTGAAAAACGGGGTAACTAAATTTCTTAAAATTTCTTTTAAGCACATCTTTGTATTCTTTATGTTTTTGGGTTCTATAACTTCGGTTGTGGCTCAAGAGACTGGAGAGCAGGAGATTGATTCTGTGAAAACTGGTTTTGATTTGGGTAGAATCCTAATTGAGAATCCAGATAGTATCGTATCTAGATATATTTACGACCCTAATTTAGATCGCTATATCTACAATGAAAGTGTTGGCGAATTTAATATTGGTTATCCGATTATTCTTACACCGGAACAGTATTTTAAGCTGATCGAAGAAGAAGGTATTAAGTCTTACTTCAAAGAAAAATCAGACGCTTATGCCGGTAAAAAAGAAGGTAGTGAGGAAGCCCGAAAAAATCTTCTTCCTAATTTTTATGTAAATAATGATTTCTTTTCTACCATTTTTGGCGGTAATACTATTGAGATAATTCCACAAGGATCCGTTGCAATGGATTTGGGGGTTATATGGCAAAAGAATGATAATCCATCTTTATCACCTAGAAATAGAACTAACCTTTCGTTCGATTTTGATCAGCGTATTAGTCTTAGTATGCTAGGGAAAATTGGAGAGCGTTTACAAGTGACGGCCAACTATGATACGGAGGCAACTTTTGATTTTCAGAATATCGTAAAATTGGATTATACCCCAACGGAAGATGATATCATTCAATCCATAGAAGTAGGTAACGTTAATATGCCACTTAATAGCTCACTGATTTCAGGAGCGCAAAGTTTATTTGGTGTAAAGACCAAATTGCAGTTCGGTAAAACCTCTGTAACGGCTGTTTTTTCAGAACAACGTTCGCAAAATAATACGGTAGTTGCCCAAGGTGGTGGTACAGTAAATGAGTTTTCTTTATCTGCGTTGGACTATGATGAAAACAGACACTTTTTCTTAGCGCAATATTTTAGGGATAACTATGATAATGCACTTTCTTCTTACCCTTATATACAGAGTCAAGTGCAGATTACCCGTATAGAGGTTTGGATTACGAATAGAACCCAACAAACCTTGAATGTACGTAACGTGGTGGCCATACAGGATTTAGGTGAGGCAGATATTACCAAGACCAGAGTTGGTCAAAACAACGGTAGTGCAAGTGGATTTTTCAACGGTCCGGCAGATGTAAGACCTAGAAACAACGCCAATGATTATAATCCTGCTTTAATTTTGACCGGTAATGGCGCACTGAACGATAATATAAGAGAAATTGCAACGGTAGAAAGTGGTTTTAATGCCGGTAGTTTTGCAGGCGGTTACAGTCCTAATCAAGGGTTTGATTATGCATATCTAGAAAATGCCCGAAAGTTGGAACAAGGCAGGGATTTTGATTTCAACTCTCAACTGGGGTACATTTCTTTAAACCAACGCCTAAGTAATGATGAGGTTTTAGGTGTTGCTTACCAGTATACTTTTCAAGGTCAAGTATACCAAGTAGGTGAATTTGCAAATGGAGGTATAGAAGCTACTACGGTTACACAAGATGTAAGTACGGTAATTGAAAACAATACTTTGATTCTTAAGCTTCTTAAAAGTAATATTACCAATATCACTGATCCAATTTGGGATCTTATGATGAAGAATATTTACGCGACAGGAGCCTACAGTTTAAGCCAAGAAGATTTTAAGATGAATATCTTATATTCTGATCCTACCGCAAGAAACTATATTACGCCTATTGAAGAAGGTCCTGGTTCTGGTTGGCCAGAAGGTTTAGAAGAACGTATTCTGTTAAATGTATTCAATTTAGATAGATTAAATGTCTACAATGATATCCAGCCCGGTGGAGATGGTTTTTTTGATTTTATCAGTGGTCAGACTATCGATATACAGAACGGTAGAATAATATTTACCAAAGTTGAACCTTTTGGGGAGTTCTTATATGAGCAATTGGAAAATGGTAATAGTGGTCAGTACGATGTAACCTCTGGTTATAATGCCAACCAAGAGCAGTATGTATTTAGAGATATGTATGCCTTGACCAAAACGGCCGCACTGCAAGACCCTGAAAAAAATAAATTTTTATTAAAAGGGACGTATAAATCAGAAGGTAGTAATGGTATTTCTATTGGAGCATTTAATGTTCCGCAGGGATCCGTAACGGTAACCGCCAATGGTAGAACATTACAAGAAGGTATAGATTATACGGTAAACTATCAATCGGGTACGGTTCAAATTTTAGATCCAAGTTTAGAGGCTTCCAATGTACCTATTAATATTTCAGTAGAAAACAACGCGGTATTTGGACAACAAACACGTCGTTTTACAGGTGTTAATGTAGAGCATCAATTCAATGAAAAATTTGTTTTAGGGGGTACATTGTTAAACTTAAACGAAAGACCCTTAACCCAGAAATCTACATACGGAGTGGAATCTGTGAACAATACCATTTTTGGGTTGAACACTAACTTTTCTACTGAGGTTCCTTTTTTAACCCGTATGGTAAATAAGCTGCCTAATATAGATACAGATGTGCCTTCTAACATTTCCGTAAGGGCAGAAATGGCTGCTTTGATACCAAGTTCACCTAAAAACGCAGATTTTGAAGGCGAGACCACTACTTATTTAGATGATTTTGAAGGTGCGCAGGCCTTAATAGATATTAGAGCTTCGCTTGGTTGGTCTTTAGCAAGTATGCCTTTGGAGTTTGGTAATGATGATCAATCTTTTGGTAGTTCTCCAGATGATCCAAATAATTTATTAAATGGTTATAATAGGGCAAAACTGTCTTGGTATACTATTGATCCAATTTTCTATACTACGCAAAGACCATCAACTGTTAGTGATGATGATATCTCTACTAATGCTACACGTAGGGTGTATATAGATGAAGTTTTTCCAGAGACCGATGTGGCACAGGGGCAGACCCAGGTGCAGTCCACTTTGGATATGGTATATTATCCATCGGTAAAGGGACCGTATAACAATAATCCAGATTTTGAAAACGAAGCTCCTACAGAAAAATGGGGAGGGATGATGCGTTCTTTGAGCAGTACGGATTTTGAACAGAGTAATGTAGAGTTTGTTCAGTTTTGGGTGATGGATCCTTATGTAGATGGTATTGCAAATGGGGCAGGTGAATTGGTACTAAACTTGGGTAATATATCTGAGGATATTTTGCGTGATGGTAAAAAGCAGTATGAAAACGGTTTGCCTGGTGTTGACAGTAATGATTTTGTTTCCCCTACTTCATGGGGTGAGGTGCCGGCAACACAATCTTTAGTGTATGCTTTTGACGCCGATGAAAATAACAGGGTATTACAGGATATTGGTTTTGATGGTTTGGATGATGCACGTGAAGTAGATATATATACCAACAATGCTGGTGATGACCCCGCATTGGATAACTATGTATATTATTTAAATAGGGAAGGTAGTATATTAGAAAGATATCAAGACTTCAATAATCCACAAGGTAACTCACCTGTTTCGGTAACAAATACAGATAGAGGTTCTACAACCCTACCTGACGTAGAAGATGTTGATAGGGATTTAACCATGAATACGGTGAACAGTTATTATGAGTATAGAATTGCCATAAAGCCGAATACTACAATTAATGACGAGTATGTAACCGATATTATAGAAGGTACCGCTAGTGGGGATTTTAGAATACCTAATGGAGACGAGGTTAATTACCGTTGGATCCAATATAAGATTCCGTTAAGTGACTTTACCGATGCGGTGGGTGGTATTACGGATTTTAGGTCTATTAGTTTTATGCGTATGTATATGACAGGTTTCAATAGTCCTACTATTCTACGTTTTGCTACTTTGGATTTGGTTAGGGGAGATTGGCGTACATATACAAATACGCTGCAAGATCCAGATGTGGATAGTGACCCTTCTGATGACGGTACTACTTTAGATGTAAACACGGTAAATATTGAAGAGAATAGTAGTAGAACTCCAATACCATACGTTCTGCCTCCGGGGGTTATAAGGGAGCAGTTAAATAATAACAATACTATTATTAGACAAAATGAGCAATCTCTCTCCTTGACGGTATCTAACCTAGAGTCTGAAGATTCACGCGGAGTATTTAAAAACTTGAATGTTGACATTCGTCAATATGAGAAATTGAAAATGTTTATTCATGCCGAGAAGATTGTAGATAGTGATTATGCAGATACATCTACACCATTGGTTGGTTTTTTAAGAATGGGTACAGATTTTACCCAAAACTATTACCAAATAGAATTGCCTTTGGAATTCACTCCTTTTACAGCTGTTTCAGATGAAGAAATATGGCCGGAAAATAATGAAATGAACATTGCACTTAGTGATTTGACCAAGGTGAAATCACAATGGATCGCGGATGGTGATCTTAATGATGTTCGTTTCTTTGAAATTGAAAACGGGGAAGTTATTCCTGTTGGTGAGTTCGATGTGCGTACGCCCGGCAGGTTACGTATAGGTATAAAAGGTAATCCGTCTTTGGGTAGTATACGTACTATGATGGTGGGTGTAAAAAACCAAGATATATTACCGGCAAGAGGTGAGGTGTGGTTCAATGAACTTCGTTTAGCAGGTTTGGACAATAATGGAGGGTGGGCAGCTATTGCCGCTGTAGATGGTAATATTGCAGATTTTGCCAATTTTAGTGCAACCGGTAGTAAGAGTACTTCTGGTTTTGGCTCTATAGATCAAATGCCAAATGAACGTGCCCGTGAAGATGCGGTTTCGTATGATGTGGTTACCAATGTTAACGTTGGTCAATTGCTGCCTAAGAAATGGGGCATACAGTTACCTTTTAATTATGGTGTTTCTGAACAATTGATTACACCGGAATTCGACCCTGTCTATGATGATTTAAAATTAGAGGATAGAATTGCGGCAGAAGATACCCAAGAGGGTAAAGATGAAGTTTTGGAACAAGCTGAAGATTATACTAAGCGTACCAGTATCAACTTAATTGGGGTTAGAAAGGATAGAGGTGAAGAGGCCGATGCCAATTTTTATGATATTGAAAACTTTACCTTTAACTATAGTTATAATGAAACTGATCATAGAGATTTTGAAATTGCAGAGTTAAGGGAACAAAGTGTAAATACCGGTTTTGTATATAATCATAGTTTTGACCCTGTAGAGGTAGCGCCTTTTGCTAAAAAAGATTCCCTTTTTACAGGCAAATATTGGAAATGGTTAAAAGATCTTAATTTAAACCTGTTGCCATCTAATATAGGGGTTACTTCTAATATCAATAGGCAATTTAATGCACAGCGTTTTAGGGATGTATATACTGATGGTGAAGATAGACTTGAGTTGCCAGAATTGCAGCAGCGTAACTATTTGTTCAATTGGCAATATGCGGTCAATTATAATTTGACCAAATCGTTACGTTTAAATTTGACCGGCTCTAACAATAATATAGTTAGAAATTATTTGAACGAAGATGAACCTTTAGAGTCAACGGATAGAATTAATAATGAGTTGGGAATGTGGGACGGCTTCTTTGATGTTGGTGAACCTAACAGGCATTCTCAGCAAATGCAGTTGAATTATGATGTGCCTTTTTCTAAAATACCTGCATTGGATTTCATTAGTACACAATATTCATATACCAGTAATTTTGATTGGCAAAGAGGTGGAGATGCGTTGTTTGAAGTAGCGGGGGAATACATTAATACGGTACAGAACGCCAATACGCATACTATAACGTCATCATTGACCATGCAGAAGTTCTATGATATGCTTGGACTTAAAAAGCGCGAAGCGCCAAGGGCAGGTGCAAGAGGACCTATTAGAAGAGACAAATCCGGTGCATTGGCAGAAGATCAAGAAAAAATAAAAGGTAAGACCAGTGATTTGTTCAATACCGTAGTAGATATTGTAACTATGGTTAAAAGATTGAACCTGAACTATAGTGAGAACAATGGAACGGTGCTTCCGGGTTATACACAATCTGTTGGGTTTGTTGGTACTACCAAACCTACCATTGGATTCTTGTTCGGTAGTCAGTCAGATGTCCGTTTTGAAGCTGCTAGAAATGGTTGGTTAACTGGTTTTGAAGATTTCAATGAGCAATTCATCCAAAGAACAAATAAGCAATTGAATATTACCGCTACCGCACAACCTACTAAAGATATTACGATAGATTTAGTAGCGGACCGTCAATATTCGGATAGTTACCAAGAAAACTTTAATGTTGTTGATCAAGAATACAACCTTCAGTTAGGTAATAATTATGGTAGTTTCAGTATTTCTACTATGATGATAGGTACGGCCTTTGGTAAGAGCGATGAGTTTGATTCAAGTACTTTTCAGCAGTTTAAGGATAATAGAATTACAATAGCCAATAGGTTGATCGCTGATCGATCTCAACCTGTGGGTGATCTAGATGAAGATGGTTTTCCTCAATTATACGGTAAAACGCAACAAGAGGTATTGTTACCAGCGTTCTTTGCGGCATATACAGGGCAAGATGCTGAGCGTGTAAACTTAGATACCTTTAGGGATATTCCTATTCCTAATTGGAACATTAAGTATACCGGACTAATGAAGAGTAAATGGTTTAAAAAGAAATTCAAACGTTTTTCTTTGAGTCATGGATATCGTGCATCATATAGTATAAACTCGTATCAAACGAATTTAGAAAAGGTGCAATTGGTTAAAGATGGTCAAGATGCTGTTAATGCTGAAAATCTTGACATTTTACCAGACTTGATTTTGAACAACGTAGTTTTAACAGATCAATTTAATCCGTTGATCCGTGTAGATTTTGAAATGATCAACTCGGTAAGTGTCTTAGCGGAAGTTAGAACAGATAGAGCCTTATCATTAAGTTTTGATAATAATTTAATGACAGAGATCAATGGTAAAGAATATACGGTTGGTTTGGGCTATCGCTTTAAAGATGTAAAATTCGTTACCAATATTGGTGGTAATAAAACAAGGTTAAAAGGTGATTTAAACTTAAAGGCCGATGTTACTTTAAGAGATAATATTACCATCATTAGAAATTTGGATATCAATAACAATCAAATTACTTCGGGTCAAAATTTAATGTCATTGAAGTTTACGGCAGATTATGCATTGAGTAAAAGCTTGAACGCCCTGTTTTTTTACGATCATTCATTCTCCAAATTTGCTGTATCTACTGCCTTTCCACAAACTACGATTAATACAGGTTTTACACTTCGTTATAATTTTGGTAATTAA